Genomic window (Oncorhynchus mykiss isolate Arlee chromosome 28, USDA_OmykA_1.1, whole genome shotgun sequence):
GACTGTAGAGTTGAAATCCTTTTTCATTGAACTGGCAGTAGGCACTGGTAATGATAGTATTGCTTGTTGTTGGTAACTGGTAGTGGGCACTTGCATAGAGAGTTttgcttgttgttgttggtggcaATCGACAGACACGGGCAATGTTCCATTGTTTAGCTCATCCACCACAACAAAGCCAAAAGTAACAATGTATCACTTTCTGTATACCGTATGGTTGTACTTTTTAAATAATATGGTGTAGTTGCTCTAACATCTTCTCATTAGATAGTCAAATAATGTTGTGATGAGCTTCAATAGCAGGGAAACAAACAACATGTATAATAGCTAACATTACCTGCAAGCTAATTGAGCTTTTCTATTTAATGCATTCCTTACCCCATGCAACATTTGGATCTATGTCCTAACAACCTGGCGAACAGGTCATTTTGAGTTCTGACGAGTAACTGAGCAGATGTTAGAAGGATGACATGGCCTTAGGCTCAGTCAGTCCAGACTGTCTAAGTCAGATTTTAAAGTTTGATGGTGATTTTCTATTTCTTCTTGTTTTACTCCCACTTCCACCCATGGAATCTGTTACTATGCAACATGGATGTGACATTATGACTCATTTTGTGAGTGTTGCAATGGTTCTATTCATTCCATAGAAACAGTGGTcctaaagctagaatccttagtttaAAAATAGAACAAAGTGACACCtcgccactgttttggtaaaaagttgagagattggttacatttctccatgcctctctcaaattcatagacagagccatTGACGTAAGGACTGACCATCagtgatatcaaaattatagtttgaacCATGTTTGGAGGGTataaagtgtttgtttacattgtttacaaacattggagtaaaacaagcttatattttggtttctgatggggtacgacagttgaactaagctcgaGAGGGATTTATAAGTTAGAGTCCAAAAATTGATATAGCGACTAAGGATTCTATCTTTAAACAGCCCAATACCGAATCTTTGTCAAACTTTTGTATCAATGTGGAAGTTTACCCTCCATCTACTGCCTTTACATAGCTGCAATTACCTTAAGTTGTATGTTTTTGTAGTGATTGATTGAGGGTCGGTGCACTATCGAAATTCATGCAATGTAAGTATATTTATTCCTCATTATCAGTTTAAAAGAATGCAAAAGAGACATTGGCAACTGCAAAAATAAGGTCCTTCTCATGTGAAGACAGGATTAGTTGCCCTGGGGATTGCAGTTCATGACGCAGCCTGTgacaagaaaaagagagagcataGTTTCATCTATAACATCAAAACACATAGCTTCTTCAACCACTTAATGCCATATGTTCAACTTGTAATAATAACCACATGGTAGGCATGGATGCTAGCCCTGACATTCATCcagaaataaacaaaaaaagtCCAAGTGAAATCTAAAACACAACCATACATTTCATAGTGGCAACATGTTTAGCTACCTTGATTGTTGTTTGCGCTCGTGTCTAATCTTTTGTTATGAAGCGATACGCAGCTGGGGTTGTTGTTCTTCTGCTCCACCCctccctggttctgtctctggtTGGTGGCAGGGACACAGCTGGAGGAGCCCAGCCTGCTCAGCTCCCCCTGGTGCCCACAGAAGAGCAGGGAGCTGTGGCGCTGCTGCAGCAGTGGGCACTGGAGAGGGCACAGGGCCTGCTGCCTCTCCTGGGAGGGGGTGGCCACCAGGTGGTACTGCTGGGGGTAGTGGAAGAGGGGGTCGGAGGAGCAGTTCTGGGGCTGGACGAAGGAGGTGCCCAGGTTGTGAGCAGAGCAACGGGGCTCGGCCACGTGGTGGGTGTGCAGGCTGCTGTGGGACGACTGGGAGCACGGTGGCAGCAGGTGGCAGCTGCTAGAGTAGTGGCCACAGTCCTGGTACATGGGGATGTTGGCCATGTGATCCAGGCTGTTGCAGTGCATCATGGTCTGGGAGTTCTGGTAGGGGCAGATCATGCCGCCCACCCTGCCCTGGGACTCGGGTCGCGTCAGGTGACAGAGGCGCCAGTGACTGCCAGTTCTGCCGAGGCAGCTACACAGGcctgaggagatggagggggagaagtAAAATACATTATAAGGCATGATGGCAGTCTCACAAAAATCCCACAGTGTTATGTCTGTAATGTAAAGGTAAAACCTATAGATgaattaaagctggaatccttaatggtgaaactgaCACGTCCTTttgggatattacaacaacaaacagTTTTTCCCCCTCAGACATTGTAAGCGCAATAGAACAGCAGAATATGTACTGCAATTATTTTATTTTGCACTGCTCGACGCAAATCCCCGTCCACAAAACCACAACAATAACAATGGTGCTGAGGCGGACAGTTTCCCCTTATGCGGATTCCTTTTCCAAGTTCACAGCTATGAACCCAACAAATGTACAGCTAATTTCACAacaaaatctaaaatctattgaCTTCAGTGCAATGGTTTGAACGTGAAATGAATACATGTAAATATCTTACTTGGCCCTTGAGAACAAATGGGCATGAAGTTGGTGTTGGTCTGCTGTCCGTGGTTGAGCGGAGCCATGCCAGCCTGCTGCTGCAAAGACGCAGGACACTGTCCTGGGGAGTGGGTACAGTGGCCCATCACAGGCCCTCCCTGGGGGTACAGAGACATCATACACGGGCCCCTAATCAGCTGCTGTGGAGCCATGGCAGCCGGAGAGTGCACAAAGCTATTGTTCCTGGACAGATTGGAGGCGGTAACGGAGGGGCACATAAAGCACATATCTTGGAAGACAGCTGAGTTTTTCAGATAGCTGGGGTTGTGTGGTATTTCCTGAACTCCAGGGGTGTTAGCCAGATAGCTGAGGGTCCTCAGTGGCTCCTGGACTTCAGCGGTGTTAGCCGCATAGCTCTGGAGCCGTGGTAGCTCCTGAGCTCCAGCCGCCACATAACTCAGGGTCCTGGGGATATCTGTCACTCCAGGGAGGTTGGTCCTTGGTAAATCCGGAGCAGCAGCAGGAGCCACAGCCGCAGTCTGAGCTGGAGCCAGACTGGCAGTCACAAGACTTGGGGTCCTGGGGATGTCAGAAATAGGGAGACACAGGAAAGGGAAGCTCTTGGCTTCCTCTGGTCCCAGGCCCAGTTGGCACAACAGACCAGGGGTCTTAGCCAGCTCTGGAGCAGGCAGTGGGAGGTAGACCAAGAAGGGGGTTCTGGACTCTCCTGCGGCCGTGAGGGTGGGTAGGCATGGTGAAGCAGACTGGCACTGAGTTTCCTCTGTCAAGGCAGGCGCGGGAGCTGGGAGCTGCACACTGGGGACACCGGTCTCTTCTGGTGCCACAACAGGAAGGTACACAGAAACAGGGGCCACAAAGTCGTCGGTCACTGCAGTATGGGGGCAGGTCAAAACAGAACATTCGGCCTCCGCTGTCTCTGCAGCAGAAGGAGATAGCATATCGGCCAATTCAGTCTCCACGCTGACCACAGAAGAAGGACAAATCCGATTGGAGGATTCTGTCTCCACGGTTGCAGCAGTAAGGGGAGAAGCCAGAATGGAAGACTGGATCTGCACAGTCACTGGAGAAGGAGGGGGACAAATCACACTAACAGACTCAGTCTCCAATGTCGCTGCAGGAAGAGGACACAGAAGATCAGAGGACTCTCTCACCACCCTTTTGACTGATTCAGGAGGGGACACTACCATAGGAACCAGCATCACATCCTCTGCTGTCTCGGATGGTGAAGTTGCACCAGAGAGGGAGTGTAGGATGACTGAGAGAGGACGATCGGTCAAACTAATCTGCACCTCTTGGACAGCCATAGCAGGGGAGTCAGACACAGCAGGGGAGTCAGACACAGCAGGGGCTGAAACAGGGAGCTCCAGTGTTCCAACTGGGATGGAGGGCCTTGAGGGTGTCATCTCCTGGGGTTCGACTGGTGCAGAGTGGACCTCAAGGGGTACAACCTTGTCTCCAAGGGCTGGAGACTCCTCAGGCTCAGCGACCATAGCAGCTGGTCTCTCCACCACGGGACCTGCTCTCTCACAGATGGGATAGCTGGGCTGAGATGCACCGGCCATCTCCAATGGTGCCACCACGTCTTCGATGGCGCCCACCATTGAGGCACAGCTGCACTTATACCTGACAGGGGCGTCACACGGAGGCGGAGCCACTGCTGCGTTCTCAGCCAATAGGGGATGAGCCTGGAACACAATCATCTTGGGTACATGCTCTGTCTGCACGATGATCAGGGACTCTGATGGGAGCACGCCAGTCCGGATCAGCACCGCATCCAACTCCTGGCTGATCTCACTGATGGAGACCCGCTCGAAGAGGGCCGAACGGACACGCGCACAGGAGTTGTTGGCGGAAGCCCCGAGTGGAGGAGAGTCCCGGGGGGATGACTCTAGGTCAATCTTGCGTCGGTACAGGGCCAGGCCCTGGGCAACGTCTGCTGGGATGGGCCCTGGGGACAGTGTGATGGTGGTGGCAGAGACCTGCAGGCCAAACTCGTTCTGGCCACCGTCAGTAGAAGCTCCTGCCACTGCATCCATAGCCTGGATGTCTCGGCTGCTGCAGGGCTGGTCACTAGAGATGAAGGAGAAAGGCTCCCTGACATCCTCACATCTAGCTTCCATTAGCAACGGGCCTGCCTCCCACTCCGGGATTGGCTTGGGATGGGGGGACCTTTCAGGACCTTGGACAGTGACCTGCGGCTGTACTTGTGGTTGTACAGCTTTATTCTTCTTCCTGTAGACTGCAAACAAGCAAAAGTGCACATTATGATTTACAATATGAAAACAACAACCGATAGGATGAGAATTGATTGGCCTGTTTTGTTAAACAACAAACAGAGATGAGAAAAATTAAGTAACTTACAATGAGAGCCTTTTGTAGCCCTGAATTCTTTAATAAGCTCATGGATAGGCATGCCTGGCTTCTCTGTGAAACACAATGCAACGTGATTAGGTCATTTAACAAAAGGTGTCTAGAACTATTAACATGCATCAGTCTAGTGTAGTCTACTACAGGGGAATCAGGCACAGCATTGCCTACCGTCTCTGAAGATAAGAAGCGCATTGAAGAAGCCCGCTGCGAAGGCGGGGATACTCTCCGGTTGATACTTCATCACAGCCTTGCTCACTCCCTCAAGCAAGTCCTTGAATCCCGTGGGAATATTCACCACTCTATGTGGATAAGGCATCTTGCTGCTTATGAACACAAGCGTAGACGCACGAAATTCCAAATCACAAGAGTAAAGTCGTTCAAATATTTATTTACTGACTAAATGTAATGAACGCGCTCGTCCAATGCATTATTGATGGACTCCAATAATTGTCCAATGCGCTGAGAGCAGTAATGAAGGCTACTAGCGATAACATGATCACTCAATAATTGCGTCATAATGGAGGGGTATTGTTGCTGCGAAATAATGTTGTCACGCACACGTACAGTTGGCCTGCTACTATGTAGCATTTGATCCAACTACCAGATAGCTCATCTGACAGTATATCATGCCGGTATTTCTACATCAAATAATATAACGGAAATTCCCATCACTATTGGCTTAGTGCGACAAAGGTGTATTTAACTTTTAACTGTAAAGCATCTGTAGGCTAGCTAACAAACTGTAACGGGCTAATGTGATGCTCCATTCGTAGTTACAAGTAGTTTACTGTTTGGCATAGCACAGAGTTTTCGACCAAACTTaataaggatccgccccttttttgtcaattttcacctaaaatgacatacccaaatctaactgcctgtagctcaggacctgaagcaagaatatgcatattcttggcaccatttgaaaggaatgtaggagaatataacaatagatctggtaaaagataatacaaagaaaaagaacaaccgttcttttgtattttttttgtaccatcatcttttaaatgcaagagaaaggccataatgtgttATTCCTGCCCATTtgggccactagatggcagcagtgcatgtgcaaagttttagactgatccaataaaccactgcatttctgttcaaaatgttgtatcaggactgcccaaatatgcctaatttgtttattaataactttatgctcaaaattgtgcactctcctcaaacaatagcatggtatcatttcactgtaatggctactgtaaattgggcagtgctgttagattaacaagaatttaagctttctgccaatatcagatttcttgttagctcaaccgtcctgtggAAGGGACATCGATCCCAAAGAATTAACTTGCCAATACTCCTCAATTCACGACTTGGAAGACAACCAATGTCTTCTAAACGTCCATGTCTAGTTGCAAGGGGTTCGTTTGAATTTAGAAAGTGTTTGTTattaaattaaatcaattttTGCTCCATTAATCTATTTGAAATCTTCTCCCATTGATTGAGACAATTAGTCGGAAATGATCTGTGCGATGCCAAACAGTAGCAATCTAATGCCTATCAGCCAGCTGGAACAGAGTAATGGTCTGACTAGTCAATATTTTTAATAGCTAACTGTAGGCCtgtctttttaaaatgtttatgtgAAATGTTTGTGAAGCTAAATGTTTGTATATATCTGCCCAGGGACTGAAGTAGTCTACAGATGAAAACTAATTGATGTGCATTGTCACTTTCCCCCAAAAATCATTAATAAATCACAAGGTTACAAACAGTACATGCATCTTAAACACATCTAGGAAATAACATACCATCAGtttaaaatatacacatacaAGAAAACTGCTATTCAACACAGGAAAACCAGTTTTCAGTTTATAAAGATACAGCAGAGTAGACCTACTCTGTACCCACAAGTAAGTGCCAAAAGGAAAATGTAATTTATCTAGTAATATTGAATGAAAGTACACTGATACAAACCTATTTGTATGTTTccctttaaatatatatacactgattAAAAACTAGTAACAATGTTGTAACATATTTAAGTTTGAGAAAATCAGCCAATGACCATCAACAGGACCGGTTCCAGGCATAAGAGACATAAGCAGTCGCTTAGGGCACCTGTCAGCCAGGGGGCCCCAGACCCCCAAAAAAGaaatagtgccttcagaaagttcacacctattttccacattttgacgAGTTACAGCccgaatttaaaatggattaaacttagattttgtgtcactgacctacacacaataccccattatgtcaaagtggaatgatgtttttagaaATGAAAACCTGAACTGcctcgagtcaataagtattcaatctgTTATGGAAAGCCAGAATAAGATCAGGATAAAAAATtggttaacaagtcacataataagttgtatggactctgtgtgcaataatagtgtttaacatgattctttaatgactacctcatttctgtacaccacacattcaattatctgtaaagtccctcagctgagcagtgcatttcaaacacacatTCAACCAAAGTCCAGGGAGGGTCTCCAATGTCTCGCTAAGAAGTGGACCTATTGGTAcataggtaaaaaaataaaaataagtcattgaatatccctttgagcattgtgaagttatgaattacactttggatagtgcATCAATATACCCAGTAACTACATAGatgcaggtgtccttcctaactcagttgacagagaggaataaaaccgctcagggatttcaccatgaggccaatggtgatatTAAACCtgttacagagttcaatggctgtgataagagaaaactgaggatggatcaacaacattgtacttactccacaatactaacccaaatgacagagtgaaaataaggaagcctgtacagaatttaaaaaaaatattcctaaacatgcatgtcctgaatataaagcgttatgtttggggcaaatccaacaccacACATCACTtagtaccacttcatattttcaggcatggtggtggctgcatcatgttatggttatgcttTTCCTCATCAAGAACTGTGGAGTTTTTTTAGGATGAAAATAaactgaatagagctaagcacaggctaaatcctagaggaaaacctggttcagtctgctatccaacagagactgggagacaaattcacctttcagcaggacaattacctaaaacaaggccaaatatacactggagttgctaaccaagacgacattgaatgtttctgagtggcctagttgcagttttgacttaaatccgcTCGACAATCTATGGGAAGACTTGAAAAtgcctgtctagcaatgatcaacaaccaacttgatagagcttgtgcaaatattgtacaatccaggtatcCAAAGCTCTtggagatttacccagaaagactcacagctgtaatcactgccaaaggtgattctaacatgcattgacgCAGGGGTGGAAATACTTGTGGAAATgctatatttctatatttcattttcaataaattagaaAAAAGATAGCTGAGAATTTTAATTTAATTgaattcattttgaattcaggctatatAACAACAAAATATGTTCAAGGGGTGTCgatactttatgaaggcactgtatatattttttaaagaactcagtcggggtctcaacttactattgaaagtaagaataatagaatacaccaCGTTCAATTTGGAAATTTCATTGTGCATCAGCAATTGTTCTCGTTATGTAAGACACTTCCAGTCACTAAATTATTGCttgttagtctagccagctatctaaacctgTCCGAATAGCGGCCAGGcacatgcccaggggccctgacctccagggggcacacaatgattttgttagtcattctcactcagatattatattaacatggcataagtcattacaaaatgtgtagaattccaggaaattagctttaaaactgcaaaaatgtcaCTCCACCCCACGGCAAAAAtcagtagaattgcaggaaattagctgtaaaactgatTTTTTTTCCTACAATTGCAAAGTTCTcaccgccccatggcaaaatgtgtagaatttcagaaaacttgctttaaaaatATCCATTGCAGCCATTtttaatctcaatatcaaatcatttctgggtaacaagtaccttactgtgattgttttaaattaaaaatgGCTTCTTAAAGAGCAATTTGTCAAGAAAGAATTTCATTAgtactgtctgggagtggtctgagtggggaggggaaatctGACcatgagctgttattggcagacttGGAACCCTTTCTTATTGGTTTATCAACTCATTTACCGCATGGTGAGGtaaccatggaaggccaaaaactcaaacagctcttacactaaaagggtattatcatcatcatcatcttcatgtTCACAGTATTATTtgtattaaggatccccattagctgctgccttgctgGGGTCCAAAAACATTCAACATTCATTtttatatacaatttaaaatattacatttaataAATcctttcacaacacattaagtgtgttccctcaggctactactctactatcacatcTAATAcaacatccatctgtaggtgtgTAGAGTGCATGCCTTATCATatgtatgtgtgcctgtgtgtgtgtgtctcttcacagtaccCGCTGTTCCATACCGTGTATTTTTATtggattctactgcttgcatcagttacctgatgtggaatagagttccatgtagccatggctccatgtagtactgtg
Coding sequences:
- the LOC110508646 gene encoding uncharacterized protein LOC110508646, with the protein product MPYPHRVVNIPTGFKDLLEGVSKAVMKYQPESIPAFAAGFFNALLIFRDEKPGMPIHELIKEFRATKGSHFYRKKNKAVQPQVQPQVTVQGPERSPHPKPIPEWEAGPLLMEARCEDVREPFSFISSDQPCSSRDIQAMDAVAGASTDGGQNEFGLQVSATTITLSPGPIPADVAQGLALYRRKIDLESSPRDSPPLGASANNSCARVRSALFERVSISEISQELDAVLIRTGVLPSESLIIVQTEHVPKMIVFQAHPLLAENAAVAPPPCDAPVRYKCSCASMVGAIEDVVAPLEMAGASQPSYPICERAGPVVERPAAMVAEPEESPALGDKVVPLEVHSAPVEPQEMTPSRPSIPVGTLELPVSAPAVSDSPAVSDSPAMAVQEVQISLTDRPLSVILHSLSGATSPSETAEDVMLVPMVVSPPESVKRVVRESSDLLCPLPAATLETESVSVICPPPSPVTVQIQSSILASPLTAATVETESSNRICPSSVVSVETELADMLSPSAAETAEAECSVLTCPHTAVTDDFVAPVSVYLPVVAPEETGVPSVQLPAPAPALTEETQCQSASPCLPTLTAAGESRTPFLVYLPLPAPELAKTPGLLCQLGLGPEEAKSFPFLCLPISDIPRTPSLVTASLAPAQTAAVAPAAAPDLPRTNLPGVTDIPRTLSYVAAGAQELPRLQSYAANTAEVQEPLRTLSYLANTPGVQEIPHNPSYLKNSAVFQDMCFMCPSVTASNLSRNNSFVHSPAAMAPQQLIRGPCMMSLYPQGGPVMGHCTHSPGQCPASLQQQAGMAPLNHGQQTNTNFMPICSQGPSLCSCLGRTGSHWRLCHLTRPESQGRVGGMICPYQNSQTMMHCNSLDHMANIPMYQDCGHYSSSCHLLPPCSQSSHSSLHTHHVAEPRCSAHNLGTSFVQPQNCSSDPLFHYPQQYHLVATPSQERQQALCPLQCPLLQQRHSSLLFCGHQGELSRLGSSSCVPATNQRQNQGGVEQKNNNPSCVSLHNKRLDTSANNNQGCVMNCNPQGN